Within the Gossypium raimondii isolate GPD5lz chromosome 12, ASM2569854v1, whole genome shotgun sequence genome, the region AACTTTTATAGTCATTAACTGAAACTTTGCCACTTCACAACTGGTTTGGAATAGTAACTGGTAACTTGTCCAAAGAGGCAAAGCTTAGTAGCTGTAGGCTCAGTAAATAATTGTCAATGAAGCAATAACTTTACATTTTTAAGGAGTCATCGCAgtccccttttttattttacctcCTATCAATGTGTTTCACTctcattttagttcaaattttgaGAAGGGATAGTGGGtgatatttttgttctttttcttttcactaaATGAGAGTGTTGTTTGTGTTAGGTATCCTTTGGAGCTACGGAAGGAAAAGTCAACCAAGGTTAAGGTATTGCCAGTAATAAGCCTATAAGTATTGGATATAACTTCTGGTTACACATCTGTCACTACtaccttttcttcttttcaagtTGTAAAGGCATTTCTTTCTGTTGATCGTtcaattataattgtaattctCTTGTGCTAgcttttactttaataatacaaatttctttttcaattggTGTTCTGCAGTCAAGAAAGGATTCTAAACAAGAGACATCTGGTTCTGATTATAATGATGAGGTAAATATTGAAGCAGAGACTAGTGGCATAGATGATAAAGACCAAATTATGGAGTATGATGAACAAGCTGGTGATGAGGAAAGCAACATTGATGAAATGTCTGAGCACATCGTAGCAAACATGACAATCGATGATGAAAGGTCAATCAAATCTGCTTCAAAGCCTCAGCAAActaaatctaaatctaaatccAATGTTCAAGATTCTGTTTCACCTGAGGTTTGTCATACTGCATTGAAATAATTGTTTATTGCTTTTAAATATGTCcaatttattgatgcatgaatCTGTCATCAATTTTCAGGTTGTAAAGCCTTGTGGACGAATAAATTCCTGTATGGTTGTTGGTAAagatactttatatatatatgggggCATGATGGAGGTTAAAGATCAAGAAATTACACTTGATGATTTATATTCTCTTAATCTTAGTAAACTTGATGAATGGAAGTGCATCATACCGGTTTGTTGaattctcttctcttctcttctttaagtgtccatatatttatttctaaacaTTGGACAGGCACAAATCATTATCATCATATATCCGAATACTGTGACAGCTTGCTGACATATGTTCAATAGGATTAGATAGATCTCATTAAGAATACAAATGGATATTGTGATTTAACTAAGTTTTCTCCTCTCCACGACCCCCTCTCTGGGCACCTTCTAGATTATATCCTGAAAGCTGaatctttaaaatatacatCCATCTATTTTCAATACCAATTTTTTTTACGAGTTCTTGATTAGGTAGTGAATGCTGTTTTACAATTAAGCATGCATGTCtgatttctttctcttcttgctTATCCCTGTCAATTCATAGGCATCTGAAAGTGAATGGGTGGAAGCCTCAgaggatgaagatgatgaagatgaagatgatgatgatgatgatgatagcgAAGATGAAGGTGAGAGTGGTAGCGATGATGAGGAAACTGACGATGATGATGAGGCAAAGGTGATTGCTTCCTTGTTTAAGCCAAAATACTATTGTTAATTGCTAGTGGTTTTGCTGTTACATCATTGGGAGAAGATTATGTCATAGATCTCGTCTGCTTTTGGAATTCattttgtcttttcttattctatttcttcttcaaaatcaaattaagatgaaaatatgtaataattgtaTGGGAAAGagattttgtaaatgtttttttatgagGCCGATACTTGTTTCTTTGGCATGTTAGAAATATATGGACCAAccaatttatatgattttttgttCACTTGTCCTTGCAGGGTACAAATGATGGTACGAAATCAGTTCAAATGGGAGATGCTGTTGCTTTAATAAGGGGCGAGGGAAAGACTTTGCGGAGGAAAGAGAAACGGGTCAGGATAGAGCAGATTAGAGCTAACCTTGGCCTCTCAGATTCACAGAGAACACCAACGGTAGCCccttaataatcattttaaatttccaaTATTCTAGAATGATGTCTGAATCTATTTTTGATGAGTTTTACATAGGTTAGTCATAGTTTTATTGATTGTCATGTGTTTCCTTTTGCAGCCTGGAGAATCATTGAGGGATTTCTATAGACGTACTAGTTTGTACTGGCAAATGGCTGCCCATGAACATACTCAGCACACTGGCAAGGTctgtttattatataatttattatttatttgttttaaatttaatggatCTAACTATTTTCTGTGTATGCATTCATTATTGTGCTTTCTTATTCTAAATGGAGAACACCGTCCGTCActcattttctattttactttttctattCTCTTTTAAATAACCGCACACACATAAACTGATGTGTGGAAAATTATATCAGAGCTTCATGTCCGAGTAAACATTATGCGCCATTCTCTTCTTTTTGGGGTACAAAACATGATGAAGTCTCTGACTGTGCAGGAACTCCGTAAAGATGGTTTTGATCTTGCTGAGGCTCGTTATAGGGAACTTAAACCACTTCTTGACGAGGTAAAGTTCTCACTTTCTTTCTCAATGTTTATACAGACTGCTGCGGGATCGCTCAAGTAATCATATTTGTTTCTTGAACTAATGAGTTTGGTTTCATTCTGTATGCTGCAGTTGGCCATATTAGAGGCAGAACAGAAGGCTGAAGAGGCAGAAGGACCAGAAACAAGTTCGAGAAAGAGAGGGAAAAAGAGAGTTTAAGAATTTAGCACCCAGCATTTGCAATACTTTCAGAGTTTGGGTAAGctgtgaaattttaaaaattttgttggtTTAATTTATGGCCTCCAAACTAAGGTTTGTCACGCACGCGAACACTACGAATGGCCGTAGAACTGTTCTTTCTATggtaaaatatgtattaaatctGAAGAAATTTTGGtggatataatatttttgtatttaaaagttatattgaTGGAGGAATATGGATCGAGATGTGAGCTGTGTTTTCTATTAATTCGAACCAAGTCTAGTTGATACTTGATATCTATATCAATAGTTATATTGTTGAACTTCAATTGAgaataaaaagttattatttttacagGGTTATATTATTACAaaggtttttttctcttttaaagatatgtttatataaaatcataatttttttaacttcaattttaccattttcataaagtgttatttagtttttatataaagttttaataaatatagtttttataattttttttgaagggGTTTGCTATTGATAAGTGGATATTTGCCGTAGCTGTGTTAAATTAGAGTATCAACCAACGGCTAGATTAAACCATTTTTGGACTGTCAACCCATAATAACTCATATTAGAGGGTAGGCACATACTCACAAAGATGAAAAGGTCTTTTTTATTAGTTTGTTTGATGGATCAACGTTATTAGGTGACGTTATGATTTTCTTCCATTTACAAAAGaatcattattaattaaaaatgacaaatTCAAATTTCGACTCAAAGCATTTTCCGACAACTCCATTAAAAGACTGTAACATGTATTAATATCATTTATACGTTTATACAGAACACAATTAATATCGTAACTAATGGAGCATAAAGCAATAGATGTGTTATTTTTACagtatgtttaattttttttaataatttatcactATCGAACCATTGTATATATAcactataataaaaatattgattgaatttgatgtaatttgagaaaatataaaaacaaaaaatgtattaaagttttgaaattaaaaatataagtatctcttcatttttagaaatcatatttttttacacTTTTCTTCTTTACtcattaattagtaattttttaatccattttGAATTAGTATAACATGTAAGTTAATTTAATACTGTTGAAATCAGACTGGATTTAATCCAAAATCAACTGTTTTAACGGTTCAACCGTtaccatttattatttaatttaagttaaatataaaaattaataatttaatttatttagaatttagaatttcatttttatcatgatttcgattttattattttcttttccttcatcatCCAAATTCTATGTTAACCAAAAATAGACGAAACCGCTTTGAActactaaataaaaattaaatatatatgtttatataaacaatgttaatattttacaatatttgaTTAACTCAATACCACTTCTtctttaactaattttatgttATCCAGGTAATGTGACATCTTTTACAcctatttttacttaaatcaaaatgaaataataataactaatggATTAAATTATCCATTTCTTTGATGTAttcttcaaataaaatttactatatctatttattattagaAGTCCagaaaaaatgaataataatacgAAGACTTcaacttctttttatttaagttaatttctaaatttagtaattattttaaaaaattttcaagttgtCAATTGTTTTCActtcaaaatttgaactttttttatccaggttaattatattttattggaAAAAGTTCAGATCCAATATAGTATTAATTGTCAAATTTATAGactaacataaaataaaatgagtttttatataaataggttgaaaaaaaaatactgaaataggGTGTCGAAAaagtatttaccaaaatgggttatttttttcattggagcctattagataggcgtaatgaataaaataataataaaattttttttttgaataaaatataattttatactttttcggGTTAGTATAGAACCCGTATAATACATAGTATTGGCGCCTATttgggaggcgccaatggtggtgcctacctgggaggcgccaatggtggtgccatTCTGAGAGGCGCCAATGGGCCGAGtcgggccgggcttgggccTATGATTTTTACCCGGGCCGGgtctggacaaaatttcagacCCATATTTTGGGCGTAGCTCGGGCCTAGGAGTCGGgccgaaaatttttttgggcccggcccggcccatggacaggtctaggtGCCAATGAAGGCCTcataaatttaggattatgttataaatttttgtgtttgtaattatttaaaatttaatttattagtaataaattactaaattactaataagttactaataaatttataacataatcctaatttactaacaaattaattataaaataattacaatattcatacaaaaattacaatattacaatatataccgacattacaatattcatacaaaattataatattacaatattcatacaaaaaattacaatattcatacaaaattataatattacaatattcatacaaaaaattacaatattcatactaaatatagataatttataattaataattaataacaaaaaatattgcaattttatatgaatattgtaattttgtaattttgtatgaatattgtaatattataattttgtatgaatattgaatgtcggtatatattgtaatattgtaatttttgtatgaatattgtaattattttataattaatttgttagtaatttaagattatgttataaatttattagtaacttattagtaatttagtaatttattactaataaattaaattttaaataattacaaacacaaaatttataacataatcctaaatttatgAGGCCTTCGGCGCcatagacctgtccatggtCGGGCTGCCTACCCGATGGCCCGCCGAAATATAGGAGGTTCGGCcgaatacaataaatatatttttatttttatttttaaaatactttttttatttttaaaatttttcggtGTTtattggacaaaattttaggcccatatttgaGCCGGGCCTAGGAgtcgggccgaaattttttagGTCTGCCCGCCCATGGACAGTCTAGTAATGGCGCTCTCTATAAGGCACCTTCATTGGCACCTCTCTATGAggcaccttcattggcgcctaccgATAGGCGCgaccgacccgacccgacccgatgaccgtattttgacccgtattttttttaaaaaaattattaaaaaaatataaaaaaatattttattcaaaaaaaaattattattatttttttattcattggcgcctatctaataggctccaatgaaaaaagtaaccCATTTTAGTAAATACTTTTTCTGACACcctatttcagtaatttttttttttcaacctatttatgtaaaaacccaaataaaataGTTCATAATTTAAGTCTAGATGGAAGAACAATTGTCTAATTCTAATACTAAGACTAATACGAGTAATTTGATCCCATTTTTTTGTAATGACTTACAAGCTACTGTGGTAAGATCCTTACGGTAGAAATTTCTGTTTTTGGCTTTTTGCTGATTTCTCCTTGCGCAAGCAAACTCAAAAAACGCAGCAGTTTTTCCTTTAAGAAAAAAAGCAGTAGAACTCCTTCATTCCAACTCAGTGCTCATGGATGCGCAAGAAGGAACTCAGCAGTCACAGCAGCTAATCCTTGCTCACAAAGTCTTCCTCCTCAAGCACCGGGATGTCCCTGACATCGAGAAGGTCCGACTCAAGGATGAGGTCCTAAACACCGTCAAATCCAATTGTAACTCCCCCAATTCTCCCCTTCCTTTTCCCAGCAATTTATTCTTATTCAAATCTGATACGAATTGCTTTGCGTGTATGCTCGTCTTTGTGGCGGTTTTAGATATGACTCCATATTATGAAAACCTAGTCGCGGACAAGGTGCTGGACCTGGACCACAGCGTTTTGGACTCGATGCGTGCAAAGAATGAGGAAGAGATTAAAAAGATCGACGAAAAGTGAGTTCTtcgaaaaagaaatttcaatttcttttcctgTTTGATTTATTAAAGAGTGATTGGAACTTTATTATAGAATTTAGGTTTTCTGTTCTTAATCGTTAATGGGAAGTATAAGATTTTAGATTCCAGTAACATACattgtttttggtaaaattcCTACTACTACCCATAACCCCTTGCATGTTGCAATAGCAATAATGCCAATCGAGACGTAAAAGAGTGACAAACTCACATTGTTAGTGTtcatttaattctaaaattgatAAGAATATAATGTGAAACTTTTAGACTAAAGCATGTTGACTGAACCATTTGCTCCGTGATTGATGAGGCTTATGGCCTATGGAGGAGGTGAAAGTGTTAAGCGGTTATTTTGAGAGGTGCTTCAGTGTGAACGGTTTCATGTTTGGAGTGATGATGTTTACTAGAATTATGTCTATGAAATGCTAGAGGGATCTGGTTATCAGATACTGCTGAGTCCGATAGATGTTAGTTCGGTGTTCTATGTTTAACTGGTACaaggcttaaataaaattagcaaTTAGAATGGTTGCAAGTCCGGTGTCAGGTTTGGAGACCTTTAGTTATTCTTTGACCTATTCGCTAGGGCCAGTTTAATCTATTTGATATTGGtccattagtttttgatttagcTGTAATTAGCCATTAAAGGGGTAGAATGGTCCTTGGTGGTTGGTTGGCCGAGATTCTGGGACTGTAGGTGGCCATGGATTGTGCTGAAAAGCTACATGGGAGCCTCTGCCAATTTATCTCCACTCTCTAGTTGAGTTGAAACAACTAGAATCTCTGCTCAGAGATTGGGTACCCTATGGCTTTTGGTTCTTGCTGAATCAATCAACTCTCTAGTTCTTGAAACCAGTAAAAAACTTTGAACTGGGATGAAGTGGTAATTGTCAGTTCCCCCTCTTTTGGTAGATGAAATGAAAACCCTAAAAGCACCAAGATAGTGCCAACTGAAGTACAACGctgatatttataaaaaaaaaagtgatcaTCAACATATATAACATCATGTTATTCTAACACTTCCTGGTTatgaaaccaaaaacaaaaccgTGTAAACTCACATGTCAAGAGCTTTGAGGTGGGTAATTCTTACCCATCAAAAGTTTTCTGTTTCTGTCCTTCCAAAACCTCCAAAAAGTAGTTAGAGGTATTTGGATCTAtaacattttttctttctatacAAGATGTACACCCCTCCAAGATCATAACTCCTTTTCAATTGCCTCAGAGTTTCATGGTAATTAGGATTTGGAACTAATGGCGTTGTCTGTCAACCAAGAATCTATAAGTAATGACAAATGTTATAATACATGGAAAAGGCTtagttttcttctaaaaatttgTACATCAACTACGTCTCAATAGTTTTCATCAACCACCAATCCctttttaagaagaaaaagggaaagaagcACATCTTCATATTAGATTAATTGTTGTTTATCTATTGAATATGTTTAATCCAAATCTGGCTTTTGGCATTGTAGGATTGCTGATGCTGAAGAAAACTTAGGTGAAAGTGAAGTTCGAGAAGCACATTTAGCTAAATTCTTATATTTCATTCAGATTGGTGAAAAGGTATTTAGAGTTATAGTTTATTTCTCTCGAAGTTGATGTCTTCTTTTGTCTATATATG harbors:
- the LOC105764774 gene encoding uncharacterized protein LOC105764774 isoform X2 — protein: MEWKLVSSPNSPPPRSAHQAVAWKNYLYIFGGEFTSPNQERFHHYKDFWMLDLKTNQWEQLNLKGCPSPRSGHRMVLYKHKIIVFGGFYDTLREVRYYNDLHIFDLDEFKWQEIKPRLGSMWPSARSGFQFFVYQDQIYLYGGYYKEVSSDKNSSASEKGIVHADMWSLDPKTWEWNKVKKSGMPPSARAGFSMCVHKKRAMLFGGVVDMEMEGDVMMSLFLNELYGFQLDNHRWYPLELRKEKSTKVKSRKDSKQETSGSDYNDEVNIEAETSGIDDKDQIMEYDEQAGDEESNIDEMSEHIVANMTIDDERSIKSASKPQQTKSKSKSNVQDSVSPEVVKPCGRINSCMVVGKDTLYIYGGMMEVKDQEITLDDLYSLNLSKLDEWKCIIPASESEWVEASEDEDDEDEDDDDDDDSEDEGESGSDDEETDDDDEAKGTNDGTKSVQMGDAVALIRGEGKTLRRKEKRVRIEQIRANLGLSDSQRTPTPGESLRDFYRRTSLYWQMAAHEHTQHTGKELRKDGFDLAEARYRELKPLLDELAILEAEQKAEEAEGPETSSRKRGKKRV